GCGATCTGTGATGGTGACCATGCGACCCTTGGCGTTGAGGCTGTATTTCTCAGCGACATACAGGCCTCTGCCAGGACTGTATGTGGTACCAAATTTCTGTAGTAAGTCCACAGCGGTAGAGGCGACCTGACGACTGCGAATATTAGCGGCAATGGCCACGACCTTGTCGGTCAACTGTTGGGACGATCTCCGCATGACGCGGGTCGTCTGCTGCATCCATTGCCGGGTAGCCGTTTCGACAACCTGCTGATTCTGGCGATCTAAGACCTCCAGGATGGAGACGACATTAGGAGAGTGCGACTTCAATGGTTGAGCCGCCAATGGCTGCTGATTGGGGATGGCAGGTTCAGGTGTCGTTATGGACGAAGGCACTACCGATTCTGGTAACGGAGAAGGCGTTTCGTGCTCTTTGGTTTTGGCCCGTTCACGGACTTCTGGAGAAACGTCTGCTGTTTTGATCGAACTTTGATCAACCTCTAGAGCTGGATCTTCCTGTTGATTGGCGGCACTGCTAGGGTGCAGTTGGTTCACCTCTACAGCCCCTTTGCTCAGGCGATAGACCAACTCATCACCAGCTTTGATATTGATCGTCCCTTTAACATCGGAGGTAATTGCATCCTCCGTTTGCGCAGACACGTCTAACGCAGCTTGCAACAGCTTCAGCTTGTTGAGACTGAGCTTGTCGATGGGGTCTTTGTCGGCATAGCCTTCCCGGTAGACAATTTCGCGACCCAGCTTGATTTCAATGGGTTCCGGAGTGTCTTGTGGCAGCTCGTCTAATCCGTCCCATTGTTCGTCCGTCTGGGCCTCCGCATTCTCCCGCTTTCGGGCAGCCTGGAGGCGATCGCGCAGCATCTGGATAAAGGCTTGCACCGCCTCTGCTGTAGATTGAGCGGTCACAGCAGCAATTTCGCTAGAGGCGAGGGTCGTGTGAGCATAGTCTTGCTCGATTTGTTTGGCTTCGCCTGGATTTACAACGGCTTGCATGGTCTTTCCTCCAAAGCTTTCAGGGTTTCGAGATTGAGTTGCGGGACGGCGGGGAGACGGTTAATCACTTCCCGCCCTTGTACGGAGAGATAGGCGGTTTCACCATCCACCAACCACTCGACCAGTTCCGGCTGATAGTCAGCGGCAACAGGCGGGCATTGATAGGTCATCTGGCCGTCCTGCCACTCCACGACAGTGACGTCATCAAACAGGACACTGATTTCGCGCGGCACATAGTCCTCGGCCAATCGGGGCTGATCGAATACCGGCAGTAACTCAGCCGCGATTTCGGGATGTTCCAGCAATGCCGCCAGCGTTTCAGCGGGGAGCTTGTCTCCCAAGGCTTGGACCAGCATGGGTTCTGTCACGGGGCACCTCCTAAAGCAAACTGCCGTACTTGTCGATTAGATCAGCGGGGTCAGGATAAGCGGAATTCACGGGGGCAGGCGGTTCCGGCAGCATCGATTCCACCAGTTGCCGCCGTCGCTCCAAGTCTTCCGTGGTGGGGACTCGTTGGGGACTGCGCTGCATCAAGCGAGCTTGAATCTTGGCCCAGAGCGCTTCGCTGGCTTCTGTCGCCTGCAGATCCGCCTTGGGAATCTTGATGGTCTGCCGAATCGGGATAGCGGCTTCTCCTTTGGAGGTAAAGCCCGGATTAATCAGGACGCACTTTCCTTGAGGCAGCCGGAGAAACTGGCTCGGTTCAAACAGCTTGCGGGTGCGTTCCTGCTCAGAAATCGTGGTGCTGGACTTGCCGCCCCCGCGATTGCGAGATTTCTGCTTGTAGCGGATCTCTTCGTCCCCTAGAAAGTCGGAGAACATCCGAGCGGCTTCATACTCCTGAGGATTGAAGATGGCCTTGGTGGCACAGGCTCCCAGGATGGCCCGTGCTAATTCGCGCCCATAGGTTTTCTCTAGCTGCACTAGGTTTTGAAAGCCCAGGATGACCGACAGTCCATCCTCTCGGTTTTCGTTCAGCCACTGCACTAGAGTCGGCAAATACAGCGTCGGCAGCTCGTCGATCGCGACAATCAGCGGATCTTGCCGTCGCTTCGCCACATTACGAGTAACGATCATGTGCAGGACGGTTGCCACCAAGGGACCAACCACGTCCCGCCGTTCCCGATCCATTCCAAAAATCAGCAGCTGCTTGCCTTCTAGTTCTAGAGGAATCGAGGTCCGACCACAGAAGCTGCCCAGGACACCTTCCTTCATAAAGCGGGTAAAGGTTTCGCTGGCGCTGCCGACAATGCCGCTAGCAGTTTTCTCCGCATCCTTCACCCCAATTAGCTGGTTGAACGAGACGCGAATCCAACTGTTCATGTCCTTGGCTGCGGCGATGCGATTCCCCAGATTAGTTAGTCCCAGTACCGCCTGAGCGGTCATGATATCGGGATACTCGGTAGACTTTGCCAGCATTAACAGCGCTTCGGTAAGCTGATCTCCGGCAGCGGCAAAGAAGCCATCTTCGCTGCTCTGGGTCATCAGCCGGAAGTTCTTGTTCAACACGGTGGCAATCTGCCGCGCCATTTCCGCATCCGACTCACTGCGTAGGAAATCGATAGGATTACACACGCCGGACTCGGGAAATCCAGGAGCCAGAACATGGACCTGGTAGCCCAACTTGGCCGCATAGGCCGCATGGCGAGCACTCTGAGTCGGATATTTGAAGTCGTACAACGCGACGGGCAGTCCTTGCTCTAACGCAGAGCGAATCAACGGGTCGATGACACTGAAGGTCTTACCAGAACCCGGTCCCCCACAAACAGCCACACCCCGTTGTAAATCCGGTAGATAAATTGACCGGGCATCTTTCGGGCGTTGAGGTTTGCCGATATAGAGGGAGACCGCATTGTGTTTACGGGCCGTTAGTTGCTTTACAGCTCGCTTGCGAGCCGCTCCTTTTTCTTTGGCGCTGCCAAAGCGACTGGTGGCCAGCTTGCCCTTTTTGCGATCGCCCAACAGGGCAAAGACCCCCACCAGCAAACAGCAGCCCAACAAAACTAGGCCATTGCGGGACTGGAGGGAGGAAGCCAGCTGGGAAAAGGACTCGCTAGCGGCTGGATTCGTTTGCGCCAAGGTAGCAGGCTGTTCTGTAAATGTCTTCATGGCAGGACCTCGTAGCTATCGATTGGCAGCTCAATGCCCAACTGCTCCAGCGCCCAGATGTGCTCGGGCGGAAATTCGCTGCGGGTGCCTTCCGGAGCGCTGGTGAGATAGTCCGTCAGCTGCTGTTGATACGCCTCTCGACCGCCTTGCTCTTGAAGCACGCGGGTATAACGCTGTAGCGCTAACTCCCGTGCTAGTTGGAGGGGAATGTAGTGACTGAGCACCGGATCGTTTTCGGGCAGGAGCGATCGGCAGGTGTCTTCCGGGTTCAGATAAATCAGCACCTCCTGATAGACCGCTTCCTCACGCTCCGTCCAGCTTGTGCCAATCAGGTGATAACTGCCGGTCTCGGTATCCACGACGCCCCAAACCTTGGCATTTTGGGTTGATGGCGGCAGGCAAGTTTGGACGGTGGCGGGAATATCGTCTGAGGCTCGCGCCAGATTCAGACTGACCGATGCAATCAGGCTGATCAGCAGGATCAAGATCCCGAGGAATGGGAGCACTAGAGTGCGATTTCGTCTCATATCACTGGCCCTCAACTAAGATAGTTCATGGGGTTTTGGGGCTGACCGTTCTGGCGGATCTCAAAGTGGAGATGCGGTCCGGTCGAGCCGCCGCTGCTGTTAGCTCGTCCCACCGGATCGCCCTGGGCAATGATGTCGCCCTGTCGGACAAAAAAGCCCTGCAGATGGGCGTAGTAGGTCTCCGATCCATTGCCGTGATCAATGATGACGAGCCTGCCGTAGCCGCTAGTCAGGGACCCACTAATGCCTGCAAAGGTGACCTGCCCTCCATCGGCAGCGCGGATAATCGTGCCATTGGGCGTGCCTAAATCAGTCCCGGCATGGAGACGGCGATCGCCATGAATCGGATGGGTGCGATAGCCAAAACTACTGGTAATGGGATATCCCGGTGCCGGATTGATGAAGCCACCGGTGGCAATGCCAGGAGAGCTTGAAGTTCTAGCAACCGGCGTTGGAGTGGGGCTAGGCTCGCCGGTCTGAGGATCAATTCCT
This portion of the Halomicronema hongdechloris C2206 genome encodes:
- a CDS encoding type IV secretory system conjugative DNA transfer family protein; the encoded protein is MKTFTEQPATLAQTNPAASESFSQLASSLQSRNGLVLLGCCLLVGVFALLGDRKKGKLATSRFGSAKEKGAARKRAVKQLTARKHNAVSLYIGKPQRPKDARSIYLPDLQRGVAVCGGPGSGKTFSVIDPLIRSALEQGLPVALYDFKYPTQSARHAAYAAKLGYQVHVLAPGFPESGVCNPIDFLRSESDAEMARQIATVLNKNFRLMTQSSEDGFFAAAGDQLTEALLMLAKSTEYPDIMTAQAVLGLTNLGNRIAAAKDMNSWIRVSFNQLIGVKDAEKTASGIVGSASETFTRFMKEGVLGSFCGRTSIPLELEGKQLLIFGMDRERRDVVGPLVATVLHMIVTRNVAKRRQDPLIVAIDELPTLYLPTLVQWLNENREDGLSVILGFQNLVQLEKTYGRELARAILGACATKAIFNPQEYEAARMFSDFLGDEEIRYKQKSRNRGGGKSSTTISEQERTRKLFEPSQFLRLPQGKCVLINPGFTSKGEAAIPIRQTIKIPKADLQATEASEALWAKIQARLMQRSPQRVPTTEDLERRRQLVESMLPEPPAPVNSAYPDPADLIDKYGSLL